In the genome of Hyphobacterium sp. CCMP332, one region contains:
- a CDS encoding tail fiber protein encodes MRKLYVLLLLLLMASVCAVNAQNNVGIGTTTPSPNALLHLENGASDLGLLLPNVETAGFTPLATDEGLMVYDSVLDQIFSWDGSAWQPAGGGSSWELTGNTGTVDGVDFIGTTDNIPLSFRVNNQSAGRIGNSITSSTAFGFNALNVNTNSENTAMGSNAGAVNTTGFRNTAIGSGALQSNVSGNANVAIGNIALRDNLASENTAVGRGAMNQNTTGTANVAVGFLASDNNTASDNNTAVGHAALTNSVGSDNTSIGKSSMLLNGGGSQNVAIGVLSMQTNTSGNLNTTIGYQSDVGAAGLNNATAIGANAIVSQDNSLVLGNNVSVGIGTNSPDLNYKLDVVGDDIRINGLRAGLGEGAVASNAAFGVNALNNNTTGNRNSAFGFNSLAQNTIGERNTALGDASMDANVDGSANTAIGTEALGSLTTGGPNTAVGAGAMGLATSGGENAAFGHFALSNFTSGTGNTALGDHALFTNNTGSDNIGIGRYADVGSGNLNNAIAIGSFSFVNQSNALVLGRVNGFNGAGITANVGIGTPTPNVNADLTLGSSDRGLQLNRVDASQISGLAAIDRGLIFYDSVASQILYWNGTDFDTLGNSSAGGEPVGTIMAFAGGAIPPGYLACDGALISRTTYADLFAAIGTAWGTTNATNFRVPDLRGKFMRGVSGGSGFDPDAGARIAQYTGGNGGNAVGSYQLDAFQGHWHQSYRDPGAGGLGSLGATFSDGVGIGTSNVDHAREPKSDGTNGAPRISAETRPVNLYVNYIIKYQPGATAGGGGGTVTSITAGSGLTGGTITSTGTIGLDNSGVTAGTYGSSSQSPQITVDAFGRVTAVTNQAIISATSSWDILGNAGTIDGTNFVGTTDNIPLNFRVNNVPAGRIDHIQFNAAFGRSTLQSNSSGTHNTAVGNNAMIVNSTGARNAAFGSQALQNGNSDDNAAIGFRSLMASSGGRNTALGYQTGNTITTGNSNTFIGYDADATVNNLNNATAIGANASVAVSNALVLGNNANVGIGTSSPNAPLQFATALANRKIVLFEGANNDHQYFGFGVNGAALRYQVNGTFASHIFYASVNTTTSNELMRIVGDGNVGIGVTVPTERLHISSSAGSTGMIITNDFLGTTATDGLLIGISGSNTATINNRENGSLLIGTNGLANINQLVLDPSGNVGLDITPPTEKLHVNGNIRLDGALMPNNLPGAAGDVLTSGGPGVAPTWTSGTGFTVAGNGLSSSGNTVDLGGTLNQNTNIDRNDYAFTVGTNNTITGPQNGEIIFGYDNTVSGFGGIAIGTGNTVGGNRGIAIGNYAEANHLGSFVMGDWSGSAPGLTASSTTDQFTARFNAGYRFYATSDPISNPNTGMFINNAGFVGIGTNNPGSNQLSVVTQASNGSAGYFENNIASGVDGSALRVLNSGLRSIGHNGMLIQNLVTKVGGSNSTKIGLKIESTGAWGVATVNQPNIGLDVTVSGADNNYAAVFNGGSVGIGTTAPGASLDVNGVAIVRTVFNVGDFGTNQNVLQINTFTDGAIPSNSWSQIQGNQVSVAWTNLVLNGAGGNVGIGEYNPTFRLHVNGSVAGVGAYNNLSDKRFKKNIEPITESLQKILQLKGVSFEWDSTVNSELNLDEKRHLGFLAQEVEKILPDVVNTASDSFKTKTVEYGSIVPVLVEAIKEQQAIIENQKAQIEMLQVQNTEAIKSDENVQNKMNLLQAQIDQLNAILNMEAKK; translated from the coding sequence ATGAGAAAACTATACGTATTATTATTATTATTATTAATGGCCTCCGTATGTGCTGTTAATGCTCAGAACAATGTCGGTATAGGAACAACCACTCCCAGCCCCAATGCGCTCTTACATCTTGAAAATGGTGCCTCGGATTTGGGTTTGCTTCTTCCAAATGTTGAAACTGCAGGATTTACGCCCTTAGCTACAGATGAAGGCTTAATGGTTTACGATTCCGTCTTAGATCAAATATTTTCATGGGATGGATCGGCATGGCAACCGGCCGGAGGTGGTTCATCATGGGAATTGACTGGTAACACAGGTACCGTTGATGGAGTTGATTTTATTGGAACAACGGATAATATCCCCTTGTCTTTTCGGGTGAATAATCAATCCGCCGGGCGAATTGGAAATTCAATCACAAGTTCTACCGCTTTTGGCTTTAATGCCTTAAACGTCAATACGAATTCTGAAAACACGGCCATGGGTTCAAATGCAGGAGCAGTAAATACGACAGGTTTTAGAAATACGGCTATTGGCTCGGGGGCCTTACAATCGAATGTTAGCGGCAATGCCAATGTGGCCATTGGTAATATTGCATTGCGGGATAATTTAGCGAGTGAAAACACCGCGGTTGGAAGAGGTGCCATGAATCAGAATACAACAGGAACTGCCAATGTTGCTGTTGGTTTTCTTGCAAGTGATAATAATACGGCAAGTGATAATAATACCGCTGTTGGACATGCTGCTTTGACCAATTCAGTAGGATCTGACAATACTTCTATTGGAAAATCTTCCATGCTTTTGAATGGTGGTGGTTCTCAAAATGTTGCTATCGGTGTATTAAGCATGCAAACCAATACCTCCGGTAACTTAAATACAACCATAGGATATCAATCAGATGTTGGCGCAGCCGGTTTGAACAATGCAACGGCAATAGGTGCCAATGCCATTGTCAGTCAGGATAATTCCCTTGTATTGGGTAATAATGTAAGTGTTGGTATAGGCACAAATTCACCGGATCTAAATTATAAGCTGGATGTGGTTGGTGACGATATACGAATAAATGGACTTAGAGCAGGTCTTGGTGAAGGTGCAGTGGCATCCAACGCAGCATTTGGAGTCAACGCATTAAATAATAATACGACTGGAAATAGAAACTCGGCATTTGGATTTAACAGTTTAGCCCAGAACACGATCGGTGAAAGAAATACCGCTTTAGGTGATGCCTCGATGGATGCCAATGTTGACGGTTCGGCCAACACGGCAATTGGTACCGAAGCTCTTGGCTCATTGACCACAGGCGGCCCAAATACCGCTGTTGGTGCCGGTGCGATGGGTTTGGCCACCAGCGGTGGTGAAAATGCCGCTTTTGGACACTTTGCATTATCCAATTTTACCTCCGGCACGGGTAATACGGCTTTAGGAGATCATGCCTTGTTTACCAATAATACCGGATCGGATAATATAGGAATTGGCCGATATGCTGATGTGGGAAGCGGAAATCTTAACAATGCAATTGCCATTGGATCGTTCTCTTTTGTAAATCAATCCAATGCATTAGTACTGGGAAGGGTAAACGGATTCAATGGAGCAGGCATCACTGCTAATGTTGGCATAGGCACCCCAACTCCTAATGTCAATGCTGATTTAACACTTGGAAGTAGTGATCGCGGGCTACAACTTAACCGGGTTGACGCCTCTCAGATTTCCGGGCTGGCAGCAATCGACAGAGGATTGATTTTTTATGATTCCGTAGCGAGTCAAATACTCTATTGGAACGGTACTGATTTTGACACTTTAGGAAATTCCAGCGCAGGTGGTGAACCTGTTGGTACCATTATGGCTTTTGCGGGCGGAGCAATACCTCCCGGATATTTAGCCTGCGATGGTGCCTTAATATCAAGAACTACTTACGCTGATCTATTCGCTGCCATCGGAACGGCTTGGGGAACGACCAATGCCACCAACTTTCGGGTGCCGGATTTAAGAGGAAAATTCATGCGTGGCGTAAGCGGTGGCTCCGGTTTTGATCCGGATGCAGGAGCAAGAATTGCTCAATATACTGGTGGAAATGGAGGGAATGCTGTTGGGAGTTATCAGTTGGATGCATTCCAAGGTCACTGGCATCAAAGTTACAGAGACCCTGGAGCAGGAGGTCTAGGTTCACTTGGAGCTACCTTTTCGGATGGAGTAGGAATAGGAACATCTAATGTTGATCATGCCAGAGAACCAAAAAGTGATGGAACCAATGGTGCGCCAAGAATAAGTGCAGAAACTCGTCCGGTCAATCTTTATGTCAACTATATTATCAAATACCAACCCGGAGCTACCGCTGGTGGTGGTGGTGGAACAGTCACCAGTATTACTGCAGGATCTGGTTTAACCGGCGGAACAATAACAAGCACAGGTACTATTGGTCTTGACAATTCGGGAGTTACTGCAGGTACTTATGGCTCTTCTAGCCAATCGCCTCAAATTACTGTAGATGCTTTTGGAAGGGTAACGGCGGTTACAAATCAGGCCATCATCTCAGCAACTTCATCTTGGGATATTTTAGGTAATGCAGGAACAATCGACGGGACCAATTTCGTAGGTACGACTGATAATATTCCATTAAACTTTAGAGTTAACAATGTACCTGCCGGAAGAATCGATCATATTCAATTTAATGCTGCTTTCGGCCGATCTACTTTACAATCCAATTCATCCGGTACGCACAATACGGCCGTTGGAAATAATGCAATGATTGTGAACTCAACCGGAGCACGAAATGCGGCTTTCGGTAGCCAGGCCTTGCAAAATGGAAATAGTGATGATAACGCTGCAATAGGATTTAGATCCTTGATGGCTTCATCAGGTGGAAGAAATACTGCTCTGGGGTATCAAACCGGAAATACAATCACCACCGGTAATTCGAACACCTTCATTGGATATGATGCTGATGCGACTGTAAATAACCTGAACAATGCAACTGCAATAGGTGCTAATGCATCTGTAGCTGTTAGTAATGCACTGGTTCTAGGCAACAATGCCAATGTCGGTATTGGAACATCTTCTCCAAATGCTCCACTTCAATTTGCTACTGCGCTTGCCAATAGAAAGATAGTTTTATTTGAAGGGGCAAATAATGATCATCAATACTTCGGTTTTGGAGTCAATGGGGCCGCTTTGAGGTATCAGGTTAACGGAACTTTTGCCAGTCATATATTTTACGCTTCTGTAAATACTACCACAAGCAACGAGTTAATGAGAATTGTGGGTGATGGAAATGTAGGTATTGGAGTTACAGTGCCTACCGAAAGACTTCATATAAGCAGTTCCGCAGGTAGTACAGGAATGATTATTACCAATGATTTCCTTGGTACAACTGCAACAGATGGCCTTCTAATTGGAATTAGTGGATCTAATACGGCCACGATCAATAATCGTGAAAATGGAAGTTTACTGATTGGAACAAATGGACTAGCAAATATCAATCAATTAGTTCTCGATCCTTCAGGTAATGTTGGCTTAGATATTACCCCACCTACAGAAAAATTACATGTTAATGGGAATATAAGATTAGATGGAGCCCTGATGCCAAACAATCTGCCAGGTGCTGCTGGTGACGTTCTTACTTCAGGCGGACCTGGAGTTGCACCAACATGGACCTCAGGTACAGGATTTACTGTAGCAGGGAATGGATTGAGTTCTTCGGGAAATACGGTTGATCTAGGAGGAACCTTAAACCAAAATACCAACATTGATAGAAACGATTACGCTTTTACGGTGGGGACAAACAATACAATAACCGGCCCTCAAAATGGCGAAATTATTTTTGGATACGATAATACTGTATCGGGTTTTGGCGGAATCGCTATTGGTACAGGAAATACTGTTGGTGGCAACAGGGGAATTGCCATAGGGAATTATGCAGAGGCCAATCACCTCGGTTCATTTGTTATGGGCGACTGGAGTGGAAGTGCGCCGGGTTTAACCGCCTCTAGTACTACTGATCAATTTACGGCGCGTTTTAATGCGGGATACCGTTTTTATGCGACCTCTGATCCGATTTCGAATCCCAATACCGGAATGTTTATTAACAATGCAGGCTTTGTAGGAATTGGCACAAATAATCCCGGTAGCAATCAGTTGAGCGTTGTAACGCAGGCAAGTAATGGATCAGCCGGATATTTTGAAAATAATATCGCTTCCGGAGTGGACGGTTCAGCATTGAGAGTGCTTAATTCAGGACTTCGCTCTATTGGTCATAATGGGATGTTAATTCAAAACCTGGTCACCAAAGTGGGTGGTTCAAACAGTACCAAAATTGGTTTGAAAATCGAATCCACCGGAGCATGGGGCGTCGCTACAGTCAACCAGCCAAATATCGGTTTGGATGTTACTGTTTCCGGGGCAGATAATAATTATGCAGCTGTTTTTAATGGAGGTTCAGTTGGAATTGGCACAACCGCTCCCGGAGCTTCACTCGATGTCAATGGTGTGGCTATAGTCCGAACCGTATTTAATGTTGGAGATTTTGGTACGAATCAAAATGTCCTGCAAATAAATACTTTTACGGATGGTGCAATTCCATCTAATAGCTGGTCACAAATTCAGGGAAATCAGGTATCCGTTGCCTGGACCAATCTTGTGTTAAACGGGGCCGGCGGAAATGTCGGAATAGGAGAATACAATCCTACTTTTAGACTTCATGTAAATGGCTCCGTGGCCGGTGTAGGTGCATACAACAACCTTTCGGACAAAAGATTTAAAAAAAATATTGAACCAATAACTGAGTCACTTCAAAAGATTCTCCAATTAAAAGGGGTATCATTTGAATGGGATAGCACTGTAAATTCAGAGTTGAATCTAGATGAGAAAAGACATCTGGGATTCCTGGCTCAGGAAGTAGAAAAAATATTACCGGATGTGGTTAATACCGCAAGTGACTCCTTTAAAACCAAAACCGTGGAATATGGTAGTATCGTACCTGTTTTGGTGGAGGCCATTAAAGAACAACAAGCCATTATTGAAAATCAAAAAGCTCAAATTGAAATGTTACAGGTGCAAAATACAGAGGCCATAAAATCAGACGAAAATGTGCAAAATAAAATGAATTTATTACAGGCACAGATTGACCAACTAAATGCAATTCTCAATATGGAAGCTAAAAAATAA